The Microplitis mediator isolate UGA2020A chromosome 8, iyMicMedi2.1, whole genome shotgun sequence genome has a window encoding:
- the LOC130673605 gene encoding repetitive organellar protein-like has protein sequence MVRSCSLKNCNNSVRQKYRFFLLPSVKKVAKRAAWLKQCDYLLSEPLPTTGNSISLCEGHFEPDQFVEYGPNVRTILKPTAIPTIFTKNPPRVCDAVEQWYDQEYKHNSTLSLINDLTVTDDSIIYHNDNQDNEVELEELNNDNDDNGYEYEYGDVDEMPVAKIKSTVRLIRIQRNKMQIATPHGIKIIAASCKTQMDNLVENQVVEHFEEGLSPPSSNEMETIDDNSMPSSTFGVGTKKICLDVDNKAVAFKVDNSGGFGSLEEHEDDFDPEYADYCDEENGTRKRKLVNAGFKKQPKYEITPVFVKKEIDDDDDDEEVDDKTRLRDIMHFNISQADSVESNDADADSNDGNFDPELLDSYKNNYDDNYIMNDDDQLHEDHVLDDDDHDNDIDYSQLIMNATELQKQVKDLENERDNITRKYRRLELKMETFETNLRSFLNDDQIKLLQSQSPSMNTTSWSADTLKKSAKIRCIVGPRAYEYLRSQERYPLPSFRTLYRHRDVSRINDYTDEMIQEHMNATINRVAMVAEESEASDLDDEAEAEAEAEAERENERQAEAGAQREAAQREAAQREAEAQKEAEAQREAEAQREAEAEREVEEIEVDDDIENEFEAQDDERQISIENNSEPEHIIIDMLDPDIEDEEIFEEEDLIEQVQDILMNNDDEETLRHEDIAAIDGFRYVARHSAADKTDT, from the exons atGGTGCGTTcatgttcattaaaaaattgtaataattcagTTCGACAGAaataccgattttttttattaccatcaGTTAAAAAAGTTGCTAAAAGAGCTGCGTGGTTGAAACAAtgtgattatttattatcagaaCCGCTTCCGACAACTGGTAATTCAATATCACTCTGTGAA ggaCACTTTGAACCGGATCAGTTTGTTGAATACGGACCCAATGTACGCACGATATTAAAACCAACGGCAATACCAACGATATTCACTAAAAATCCTCCACGTGTTTGTGACGCAGTCGAGCAGTGGTACGACCAAGAGTACAAACACAACAGTACCCTGTCATTGATAAATGATCTTACAGTGACAGATGATTCGATTATTTACCACAATGACAATCAGGACAATGAAGTTGAGCTGGAGGAATTAAATAACGACAATGATGACAACGGATATGAGTACGAGTACGGCGACGTCGATGAAATGCCGGttgctaaaataaaatcaactgTCAGATTGATACGgatacagagaaacaaaatgCAAATTGCAACTCCACAtggtattaaaataattgcgGCTTCTTGCAAAACGCAGATGGACAATTTGGTGGAGAACCAGGTGGTCGAGCACTTCGAGGAAGGATTGTCGCCGCCCTCGAGCAATGAGATGGAAACTATCGATGACAATTCGATGCCGTCATCAACTTTTGGGGTGGGAACCAAGAAAATTTGTCTGGATGTTGATAACAAAGCGGTGGCttttaaagttgataattCTGGTGGCTTTGGTTCGTTGGAAGAACATGAGGATGATTTTGATCCAGAGTACGCGGATTACTGCGATGAGGAGAACGGGACGAGGAAACGTAAGCTGGTTAACGCGGGATTTAAAAAACAGCCGAAGTATGAAATAACTCCGGTGTTTGTTAAGAAGGagattgatgatgatgatgatgatgaggaaGTTGATGACAAGACGAGGCTGAGGGATATCAtgcattttaatatttcacagGCTGATAGTGTAGAGTCGaatgatgctgatgctgaCTCGAATGATGGTAATTTCGACCCGGAATTGTTggatagttataaaaataattatgatgataattatattatgaATGATGATGATCAGCTGCATGAGGATCATGTTCtagatgatgatgatcatgatAATGACATTGATTATTCTCAGCTGATAATGAACGCTACGGAATTACAAAAACAAGTTAAAGATTTAGAAAATGAGCGCGATAATATTACGAgaaag tatcgaCGACTGGAATTAAAAATGGAAACATTTGAAACAAATCTTCGGTCATTTTTAAATGAcgatcaaataaaattactgcaGTCACAATCACCGTCAATGAACACAACATCTTGGTCTGCAGATACCCTTAAAAAAAGTGCCAAGATTCGCTGCATTGTTGGTCCACGTGCTTACGAATACTTACGCTCACAAGAGCGCTATCCACTTCCGTCATTCCGAACGCTCTATCGGCACCGCGATGTTTCGAGGATAAATGATTATACGGATGAAATGATACAGGAGCATATGAACGCGACGATAAATCGAGTTGCGATGGTCGCTGAAGAATCAGAAGCTTCGGATCTTGATGATGAAGCTGAGGCTGAGGCTGAAGCTGAAGCTGAAAGAGAGAATGAAAGACAAGCGGAGGCTGGAGCTCAAAGAGAAGCTGCTCAAAGAGAAGCTGCTCAAAGAGAAGCTGAAGCTCAAAAAGAAGCTGAAGCTCAAAGAGAAGCTGAAGCTCAAAGAGAAGCTGAAGCTGAACGTGAAGTTGAAGAAATAGAAGTTGACGATGACATTGAAAACGAGTTTGAAGCTCAAGACGACGAAAGACAAAtttctattgaaaataattccgAACCAGAACATATCATAATTGATATGTTAGATCCTGATATTGAAGatgaagaaatttttgaggAAGAAGATTTAATTGAACAAGTACAAGATATTTTAATGAACAACGACGATGAAGAAACGTTACGACACGAAGACATCGCGGCTATAGATGGGTTTCGATACGTCGCCAGACATTCGGCCGCGGACAAAACAGATACGTGA
- the LOC130673623 gene encoding odorant receptor 85b-like, protein MGNDQKELDEGVKAFYWAEKMSRCIGLWPVNPNYYLFNICLLYFSVLMVLELIDLYNSVYDIDKLIDNFTENLASTHMYARILMLRVHNYRIGEMITQAMKDYRISAFKSSYEIKVFMEFVNKGKFLIKGLFIFIMSTEISWFLKPLTTPSSSDNSIVNDNKTFPQFILPYNVYIFYEVNSIKRYILTYLSFMPMVYVSGIGHSAVDCILVLLVFYISGKLSVLTMRIDALKNNQYDCRKELKEIIAEHSRLLKMGDEVKDVYSTGLLVYLVNGNLLICVIGYQILINYMTGPNSDLLQYFVYIGATYFMIANFCIISEHLTAESNKVCEAYWNCEWYNMPQDCVKDIIYCIVRSQRPLALQAGKFSTFSIVTLTDVTKTALSYLSVLRNFLIAE, encoded by the exons ATGGGAAAT GATCAAAAAGAATTGGACGAGGGTGTTAAGGCATTTTATTGGGCTGAAAAAATGTCTCGGTGCATCGGGTTGTGGCCAGTGAATCCAAACTATTATTTGTTCAATATATGCttgttatatttttcagttcttaTGGTATTAGAATTAATAGATCTTTATAATTCGGTTTATGATATCGATAAACTGATTGATAATTTCACGGAAAACTTGGCGTCAACGCATATGTATGCGCGAATTCTGATGCTCCGTGTGCATAATTATAGAATTGGTGAAATGATAACGCAGGCAATGAAAGATTATCGTATAAGTGCATTTAAAAGTTCTTATGAAATTAAAGTATTTATGGAATTTGTCAACAAGggtaaatttttgataaaaggattatttatttttattatgtcgACTGAAATTTCTTGGTTCTTGAAACCTTTAACGACACCCTCGTCat cTGATAACTCGATAGTTAATGACAATAAAACGTTCCCTCAATTTATTTTGCCTTATaatgtatacatattttatgaaGTTAATAGTATAAAACGTTAtatattaacttatttatcatttatgcCGATGGTTTATGTCAGTGGAATCGGACATTCAGCGGTTGATTGTATTTTAGTTTTACTAGTATTCTATATCAGTGGAAAATTGTCTGTATTGACAATGAGGATCgatgcattaaaaaataaccagTACGACTGTAGGAAAGAACTTAAAGAAATAATCGCTGAGCACAGTCGATTACTAAA aatGGGAGATGAAGTTAAAGACGTTTACAGCACGGGGCTGTTGGTGTATCTAGTGaatggtaatttattaatatgcgTCATTGGCTATCAGATTTTAAta aattatatGACGGGTCCTAATTCGGATTTGTTgcaatattttgtttatatagGAGCAACTTATTTTATGATTgctaatttttgtattatcaGTGAGCATTTAACTGCTGAG agCAACAAAGTTTGCGAAGCATATTGGAATTGTGAATGGTATAATATGCCGCAAGATTGTGTCAAAGATATTATTTACTGTATTGTACGATCGCAAAGGCCGTTGGCTTTACAAGCTGGTAAATTTTCAACATTCAGCATCGTTACTTTGACCGAc gtCACTAAAACTGCATTAAGTTATCTTTCAGTGcttaggaattttttaattgctgaATAA
- the LOC130673250 gene encoding uncharacterized protein LOC130673250, translating into MITFNFTAIKVIDVIAAIYLYENIVYFEHRPELSSAFILKTSNEEEMENDQKELDEGVKAFFWAKRLSRCVGLWPATPNYYWFNICIFYLTIFVSLQLLHLYNSVNDFDKVIDDFTENLASTHMYTRILMLRVHNYKIGEMITQAMKEYNTNTFRNSDEIKVFMKFINKGKFLIKGLIIFIMSTEISWFLKPLTTPSSSDDLMIDNNKTLPQFILPFHVSLFYEVNSLKRYILTYLSLMPMVYVTGIGHSAVDCILVLLVFYISGKLSVLTTRINALKNNQYDCRKELKEIIAEHSRLLKMGDEVKDVYSTGLLVYLVNGNLLICVIGYQILINYMTGPNSDLLQYFVYIGATYFMIAIFCIISEHLTAESNKVCEAYWNCEWYNMPQDCVKDIIYCIRRSQKPLALQAGKFSIFSSVTLTDVTKTALSYLSVLRNFLIAE; encoded by the exons ATGATTACCTTTAATTTTACGGCAATCAAAGTAATAGATGTTATAGCCGCGATCTATTTATACGAAAATATAGTTTACTTCGAACATCGTCCCGAGCTTTCTTCagcatttatattaaaaacatCAAACGAAGAAGAAATGGAAAAC GATCAAAAAGAATTGGACGAGGGTGTTAAGGCATTTTTTTGGGCTAAAAGATTGTCTCGGTGCGTTGGGTTGTGGCCGGCGACTCCTAATTATTATTGgtttaatatatgtatattttatctCACCATTTTTGTGTCTCTGCAATTACTGCATCTTTATAACTCAGTTAATGATTTCGATAAAGTGATTGACGATTTTACGGAAAACTTGGCCTCGACGCATATGTATACGCGTATTCTGATGCTTCGTGTGCATAATTACAAAATTGGTGAGATGATAACGCAGGCAATGAAAGAATATAATACGAATACTTTTAGAAATTCTGatgaaattaaagtttttatgaaatttatcaacaagggtaaatttttaataaaaggattaattatttttattatgtcgACTGAAATTTCTTGGTTTTTGAAACCTTTAACGACACCCTCGTCat ctgACGATTTAATGatcgataataataaaacattacCGCAATTTATTTTGCCTTTTCATGTTTCCCTATTTTATGAAGTCAATAGTTTAAAACGTTAtatattaacttatttatcattaatgccGATGGTTTATGTCACTGGGATCGGACATTCGGCAGTTGATTGTATTTTAGTTTTACTAGTATTCTATATCAGTGGAAAATTGTCTGTATTGACAACGAGGATcaatgcattaaaaaataaccagTACGACTGTAGGAAAGAACTTAAAGAAATAATCGCTGAGCACAGTCGATTACTAAA aatGGGAGATGAAGTTAAAGACGTTTACAGCACGGGGCTGTTGGTGTATCTAGTGAATGGTAATTTATTGATATGCGTCATTGGCTATCAGATTTTAAta aattatatGACGGGTCCTAATTCGGATTTGTTgcaatattttgtttatatagGAGCAACTTATTTTATGATTgctattttttgtattataagtGAGCATTTAACTGCTGAG aGCAACAAAGTTTGCGAAGCATATTGGAATTGTGAATGGTATAATATGCCGCAAGATTGTGTCaaagatattatttattgtattagACGATCGCAAAAGCCGTTGGCTCTGCAGGCtggtaaattttcaatattcagCAGCGTCACTTTGACAGAC gtCACTAAAACTGCATTGAGTTATCTTTCAGTgctacgaaattttttaattgctgaATAA